From one Suicoccus acidiformans genomic stretch:
- a CDS encoding Abi family protein codes for MSTPFKTFDEQIEILSTRGLDINNPEFAKTILSQVNYYNLINGYKAPFLDNTSSNEEEDAYKAGSSFEEIYALHEMDRELKEVIFSSLLRFEKLLKTSCAYHFSDLHRDGLYPYLQIDNYSASKHQLNYVLKNIGHYPMP; via the coding sequence ATGAGTACACCATTTAAAACTTTTGATGAACAAATTGAAATACTCTCAACCAGAGGTTTAGACATTAATAATCCAGAATTTGCCAAAACTATTTTATCACAAGTAAATTATTATAACCTCATCAATGGCTATAAAGCTCCATTTTTAGATAATACATCTTCTAATGAGGAAGAAGATGCATATAAAGCTGGTAGTAGTTTTGAAGAAATTTATGCCCTTCATGAAATGGATCGTGAACTTAAAGAAGTTATTTTTTCTTCTTTGCTCCGTTTTGAAAAACTTTTAAAAACATCCTGTGCTTATCATTTTTCAGATCTACATAGAGATGGACTATATCCTTACTTACAAATTGATAATTATTCTGCATCAAAGCATCAACTAAATTATGTTTTGAAAAATATAGGACATTATCCAATGCCATAA
- a CDS encoding Abi family protein has product MRHYIKKHDHIPLWVRVNFLTLGNISYFYNSLDESLQNKIARDFGQRYKDSYQS; this is encoded by the coding sequence ATTAGGCATTATATAAAAAAGCATGATCATATTCCTCTTTGGGTGCGAGTAAATTTCCTCACTTTAGGAAATATATCTTATTTTTATAACTCCCTAGATGAATCTCTTCAAAATAAAATTGCTAGAGATTTTGGTCAGAGATATAAAGATAGTTACCAGTCTTAA